One window of Akkermansia biwaensis genomic DNA carries:
- a CDS encoding efflux transporter outer membrane subunit — MNTLISLVSVSAAAVLLLAACGGPAAFERPAMDIPDGTARSSPVGKNWWFVFHDGALNRLEEKAVEHNRDLVRASALVDRAAAMADEAGASLMPQAGFQAEGKRQELSEGERYMNNLPDRARDLWGMSGVLSYEVDLWGRLRALTEEARADLLASSAARDAVYLRLTAEVASAYISVRTWEEKCLIIRHVHASYEQTCSMYEKRFVQGQYPELALRRVQAERAKTLAQLKLAENELSRAESALAVLVGDSPRQIMAGRRLTGGREDLLASPPSIPAGIPGDMIERRPDICELEARLKAAFYGKEAARADRLPSLVLTGRLGQVSSRLEDLLSRPSRNYDMGAGILQTLFDGGRKRAAVRAASAECTAVQAAYEQAVLNAFREIRDALVERRKSAEAYEASRDEVTCLRRSWDIASKQYEAGYLGLMDALDTHRNLLSGELDMADAAQMRLNAIVKFCKALGGGWQRGPDSA, encoded by the coding sequence ATGAATACTCTGATCTCCCTTGTTTCCGTATCGGCGGCCGCGGTCCTTTTGCTGGCGGCATGCGGCGGCCCGGCTGCATTTGAAAGGCCCGCGATGGACATTCCGGACGGAACGGCTCGGTCTTCCCCCGTGGGAAAAAACTGGTGGTTCGTTTTCCATGACGGAGCCCTGAACCGGCTGGAGGAAAAAGCCGTGGAACACAACCGCGATCTTGTGCGCGCTTCTGCGCTGGTGGATCGTGCCGCGGCCATGGCGGACGAGGCGGGTGCCTCCCTGATGCCGCAGGCCGGATTTCAGGCGGAGGGGAAAAGGCAGGAGCTGTCCGAGGGTGAGCGCTACATGAACAATTTGCCGGACCGCGCTAGGGATCTGTGGGGCATGTCCGGGGTGCTCTCCTACGAAGTTGACCTGTGGGGAAGGCTGAGAGCCCTCACGGAAGAGGCCCGTGCGGACCTGCTGGCCTCCTCCGCGGCGCGGGATGCCGTTTATCTGAGACTCACCGCGGAAGTGGCCTCCGCCTACATCAGTGTTCGGACGTGGGAGGAAAAATGCCTCATCATCCGGCATGTCCACGCCTCCTACGAACAGACGTGCTCCATGTATGAAAAGCGGTTTGTTCAGGGACAGTATCCGGAACTTGCGTTGCGGCGCGTTCAGGCGGAGCGGGCCAAAACCCTGGCCCAGCTGAAGCTGGCGGAAAACGAGCTGTCCCGCGCGGAAAGCGCTCTGGCCGTGCTGGTGGGGGACAGCCCCCGGCAGATCATGGCGGGAAGACGCCTTACCGGGGGCCGGGAGGATCTGCTGGCGTCCCCTCCTTCCATTCCGGCAGGAATACCGGGGGATATGATCGAACGGCGTCCGGACATCTGTGAACTGGAAGCCCGGTTGAAGGCGGCCTTTTACGGAAAGGAGGCGGCGCGTGCGGACAGGCTCCCTTCCCTGGTGCTGACGGGCAGGCTGGGGCAGGTCAGCTCCCGGCTGGAAGACCTGCTGTCGCGCCCGTCCAGGAACTATGATATGGGCGCGGGCATCCTGCAAACCTTGTTTGACGGAGGCAGAAAGCGCGCCGCGGTGCGGGCCGCCTCCGCCGAATGCACGGCTGTGCAGGCCGCCTATGAACAGGCCGTGCTGAACGCCTTCCGGGAAATACGGGATGCCCTGGTGGAGCGCCGGAAAAGCGCGGAAGCCTACGAGGCTTCCCGGGACGAGGTAACCTGCCTGCGCCGGAGCTGGGACATTGCCTCCAAGCAATATGAAGCCGGGTACCTGGGGCTGATGGACGCCCTGGACACGCACCGGAACCTGCTGAGCGGGGAGCTGGACATGGCGGACGCCGCGCAGATGCGTTTGAATGCCATTGTCAAATTCTGCAAGGCTCTGGGCGGCGGATGGCAAAGGGGGCCGGATTCCGCATGA
- a CDS encoding alpha/beta hydrolase, whose translation MSGGIACAADKPADAHNFYKSGKVASQKVEFNNQYKMKMAGNLFLPGDMDKDAKYPAIVVGHPMGAVKEQSANLYAVKMAERGFVTLAIDLPFWGESAGEPRNAVSPDMYAEAFSAAVDFLGTRPFVDRGCIGAIGICGSGSFAVSAAKIDPRLKAVATVSMYDMGAASRNGLRKSQTLEQRKKILAEAAEQRYVEFSGGAAKYTSGTVHELNENSHPIEREFYEFYRTPRGEFTPRGQSPELTTHPTLTSNVKFMNFHPFADIETISPRALLFIAGEEAHSREFSEDAYRRAAEPKELYWVPKAGHVDLYDRVNLIPFDKLTDFFTKNLK comes from the coding sequence ATGTCCGGCGGCATCGCCTGCGCGGCGGACAAGCCCGCGGACGCGCACAACTTCTACAAGAGCGGCAAGGTCGCCTCTCAGAAAGTTGAATTCAACAACCAGTATAAAATGAAGATGGCGGGAAACCTGTTCCTGCCCGGAGACATGGACAAGGATGCGAAATACCCAGCCATCGTCGTGGGGCATCCCATGGGCGCCGTCAAGGAACAAAGTGCGAACCTGTACGCCGTGAAAATGGCTGAACGGGGATTCGTGACGCTGGCCATTGATCTCCCCTTCTGGGGTGAAAGTGCGGGAGAACCCCGCAACGCCGTATCTCCGGACATGTATGCCGAAGCTTTCAGCGCGGCCGTGGACTTTCTGGGCACGCGCCCGTTTGTCGACCGCGGCTGCATCGGGGCCATCGGGATTTGCGGCAGCGGAAGCTTTGCCGTCAGCGCCGCCAAAATCGACCCGCGGCTGAAAGCCGTCGCCACCGTCAGCATGTATGACATGGGTGCGGCCAGCCGCAACGGACTCCGGAAATCGCAAACTCTTGAACAGAGGAAGAAGATTCTCGCGGAAGCGGCGGAACAGCGTTATGTGGAATTCTCCGGAGGGGCAGCCAAATACACCAGCGGCACGGTGCATGAACTCAACGAAAATTCCCACCCCATTGAAAGGGAATTCTATGAATTCTACCGCACTCCGAGAGGCGAATTCACCCCCAGAGGCCAGTCGCCGGAACTGACCACGCATCCCACACTGACCAGCAACGTAAAATTCATGAACTTCCATCCCTTTGCGGACATTGAAACCATCTCCCCCCGCGCCCTGCTGTTCATCGCGGGCGAGGAGGCACATTCACGGGAATTCAGCGAAGACGCGTACCGGAGGGCGGCCGAACCCAAGGAACTGTACTGGGTGCCCAAGGCCGGACATGTGGACCTCTATGACCGGGTAAACCTGATTCCGTTTGACAAGCTGACGGACTTCTTCACTAAAAACCTGAAATAA
- a CDS encoding MFS transporter: MGGNADEKEMSGARRWLLLGMACACTMLPFLNMGCITAATPDLSGTFVVGTLDVSWSGAACPLGTALSFTVAAYLWARLGLRRSLRTALLLMLAGTLAGLAADHFFIMVLARFLQGTGGGLALVYGTGLVNAALPPERRSPAMGVKLCSIGLASCASPVAGCLLVQYWHWKGLFVIVGAAAALLAVLTTLYVPNTKIPKNGKFDWFSFLTLAAGCVCILMVLIYGETDGWTAPGVLCWMYGGFCSFVLAAISCMTHRTPLLDVRVLGNWRFLFGLLASLCNIFCICWVRVGTVQFMRNVMNYEPAGIAWVFLVLVAGFCAGAAIVLPLMQKGRLALRVGMMAGLLGLGSSAFFLSRLDAGCSWLDVAWPLGLFGVGYAFCLNVATPLALRGVEAKSAAASSRTLNTVRYVFISMYVGSVSTVLAHMKTGYRFDMAEQVRDDSPGTVQTLDMWQRHFSETGGTAADIHASVNAMLNHAVALQSQVFSVDAFYLCTVIVGAAGVLFALLCLKSGKERNTAS; encoded by the coding sequence ACCTTTGTCGTGGGTACCCTGGACGTTTCCTGGTCCGGAGCGGCGTGTCCGCTGGGAACGGCCCTGTCCTTCACCGTGGCGGCGTACTTGTGGGCGCGCCTCGGATTGAGAAGATCGCTGCGGACGGCACTGCTGCTGATGCTGGCCGGGACGCTGGCTGGACTGGCGGCGGACCATTTCTTCATCATGGTTCTGGCCCGTTTCCTTCAGGGGACGGGAGGCGGTCTGGCCCTGGTTTACGGCACGGGCCTGGTCAATGCCGCGCTGCCGCCGGAGCGCCGCAGCCCGGCGATGGGAGTGAAACTGTGTTCCATCGGGCTGGCTTCCTGTGCAAGCCCGGTGGCTGGATGCCTGCTGGTCCAGTACTGGCACTGGAAGGGGCTGTTTGTGATCGTGGGCGCGGCGGCCGCCCTGCTGGCGGTTTTGACGACCTTGTATGTCCCCAACACGAAGATTCCCAAAAACGGGAAATTTGACTGGTTCTCCTTCCTGACGCTGGCGGCGGGGTGCGTGTGCATCCTGATGGTGCTCATTTACGGAGAAACGGACGGCTGGACGGCTCCCGGAGTCCTGTGCTGGATGTACGGCGGATTCTGCTCCTTCGTGCTGGCCGCCATCTCCTGTATGACCCACCGGACGCCTCTGCTGGACGTCCGTGTGCTGGGAAACTGGCGGTTTCTGTTCGGGCTGCTGGCCTCCCTGTGCAACATCTTTTGCATTTGCTGGGTGCGCGTGGGAACGGTGCAGTTCATGCGCAACGTCATGAACTACGAGCCCGCGGGAATCGCATGGGTATTCCTGGTGCTGGTGGCGGGGTTCTGCGCCGGTGCGGCTATCGTCCTGCCGCTGATGCAGAAAGGCAGGCTGGCCCTGAGGGTTGGTATGATGGCGGGACTGCTGGGGCTGGGTTCCTCCGCCTTCTTTCTGTCCCGGCTGGACGCCGGCTGCTCCTGGCTGGACGTGGCGTGGCCCCTGGGCCTTTTCGGTGTCGGGTACGCCTTCTGCCTGAATGTCGCCACGCCGCTCGCGCTGCGGGGGGTGGAGGCTAAATCCGCCGCGGCCTCCTCCCGGACGCTGAACACGGTGCGTTACGTCTTCATTTCCATGTATGTCGGTAGCGTGAGCACCGTGCTGGCCCACATGAAGACGGGGTACCGCTTCGACATGGCGGAACAGGTCCGGGACGACTCTCCCGGCACGGTGCAGACGCTCGACATGTGGCAGCGGCATTTCTCGGAAACGGGTGGGACGGCGGCGGACATCCATGCCTCCGTGAACGCCATGCTGAACCATGCCGTAGCCTTGCAGAGCCAGGTATTTTCCGTGGATGCCTTTTACCTTTGCACCGTGATCGTGGGGGCCGCCGGAGTCCTCTTTGCGCTGCTTTGCCTGAAATCTGGAAAGGAACGAAACACAGCTTCATGA
- a CDS encoding AraC family transcriptional regulator, with protein MKLTNEMKKKGSGAPSFSAVHEPLRLAGMIAKWTEGKHRTETAIPGLVLHRWSSPTEPSSYMFAPHLCLIAQGVKRILLGDEAYVYDAQTFVVSSVELPIVSHILEATPEKPYLGLTLELDLKEISRLMLHSSLPPASSSPTDRGIGVSKLTPPLLNAVERLLALLDTPEEIPVFQRLVEQEIYYRLLMDEGQGTRLRQIIMAESRSNQIARAIDWMKRHFDQPLHISELAKHAGMSPSGFHQHFRALTAISPLQFQKRIRLNEARRLMLLENMDAGNAAFRVGYESPTQFNREYKRMFGNPPRTDIKMLQSAPV; from the coding sequence ATGAAATTGACGAATGAAATGAAGAAGAAAGGTTCCGGAGCTCCTTCCTTCTCCGCCGTACATGAACCGTTACGACTTGCCGGTATGATCGCCAAATGGACGGAAGGGAAGCACCGGACAGAGACGGCTATTCCCGGACTGGTGCTTCACCGCTGGTCGTCGCCCACGGAGCCGAGCAGCTACATGTTCGCCCCCCATCTTTGCCTGATCGCACAAGGGGTCAAGCGCATCCTGCTGGGGGATGAGGCCTATGTCTATGACGCGCAGACGTTCGTGGTTTCTTCCGTAGAACTCCCGATCGTTTCCCACATTCTGGAAGCCACTCCGGAAAAGCCCTACCTGGGGTTGACGCTGGAACTCGATTTGAAGGAGATATCCCGGCTCATGCTCCACAGCAGCCTCCCCCCGGCCAGTTCCAGCCCGACGGACCGGGGAATAGGCGTCAGCAAGCTGACGCCGCCCCTGCTCAACGCCGTGGAACGCCTGCTGGCATTGCTGGATACTCCGGAGGAAATTCCCGTTTTCCAGCGCCTGGTGGAACAGGAAATTTACTATCGCCTGCTGATGGACGAAGGCCAGGGAACCCGGTTGAGGCAGATCATCATGGCGGAGAGCCGCAGCAACCAGATCGCACGGGCCATTGACTGGATGAAACGGCATTTCGACCAGCCCCTGCATATCAGCGAACTGGCGAAACACGCAGGAATGAGCCCTTCCGGCTTTCATCAGCATTTCCGCGCCCTGACGGCCATCAGCCCGTTACAATTTCAAAAGAGAATCCGTCTGAATGAGGCCAGACGCCTCATGCTTCTGGAAAACATGGATGCGGGGAATGCCGCCTTCCGCGTGGGCTATGAAAGCCCTACCCAATTCAACCGGGAATACAAGCGCATGTTCGGAAATCCGCCCCGCACGGATATTAAAATGCTGCAATCCGCGCCAGTCTGA
- a CDS encoding EamA family transporter: protein MTTMTESTTKKEPGRLAVILAYFLIYVVWGSTYYFIGVALRGFPPFLLGGLRFSAAGILLLTFSRIRREGIFRGGLIRKSAVSGIILLFIDMAVIMLAQQYLSSSLVAILASSTVIWIMALDIPMWKTNFRLPAVSIGIVTGFLGVGLLFLEQLFHGGKNVHHEYGVVLLVVGCISWALGTLYAKYKSSSEEEVNDFAGAAWQMLFAGGMFWVCSFLGRETDAVSWEAIPSAAWLSLVYLILFGSILAYTSYIWLLKVRPATEVGTHAYANPLVAVVLGTMLGGEAISWIQIMGLCIILFSISLIRKPSGSHIRKGIP, encoded by the coding sequence ATGACGACAATGACGGAAAGCACGACAAAAAAAGAACCGGGACGCCTGGCCGTTATTCTTGCGTATTTTCTGATCTACGTCGTTTGGGGGTCCACTTACTATTTCATTGGCGTGGCCCTCAGGGGATTTCCACCCTTCCTACTGGGAGGCCTGCGTTTCAGTGCGGCGGGAATACTGCTGCTGACCTTTAGCCGCATCCGGAGGGAGGGCATCTTCCGGGGCGGCCTGATCCGGAAATCCGCCGTCAGTGGAATTATCCTGCTTTTCATTGACATGGCGGTCATCATGCTCGCCCAGCAATACTTGAGCAGCAGCCTGGTGGCCATCCTTGCATCGTCAACCGTCATCTGGATCATGGCTCTGGACATCCCCATGTGGAAAACAAATTTCAGGCTTCCTGCCGTTTCCATAGGCATTGTCACGGGATTCCTGGGGGTGGGGCTTCTGTTTCTGGAACAGCTCTTCCACGGCGGGAAAAACGTCCATCACGAATATGGCGTGGTTCTCCTGGTCGTAGGCTGCATCTCCTGGGCTCTCGGAACACTGTATGCAAAATACAAATCGTCTTCCGAAGAGGAAGTGAACGATTTTGCCGGTGCGGCGTGGCAAATGCTTTTTGCCGGCGGCATGTTCTGGGTCTGTTCGTTCCTGGGCCGTGAAACGGATGCCGTCAGTTGGGAAGCGATTCCGTCCGCCGCGTGGCTTTCCCTGGTCTATTTGATCCTATTCGGTTCCATCCTTGCTTACACCAGCTACATCTGGCTCCTCAAGGTGCGCCCGGCAACGGAAGTAGGCACCCATGCCTACGCAAACCCGCTTGTGGCGGTGGTTCTGGGTACGATGCTGGGCGGTGAGGCGATAAGCTGGATTCAAATAATGGGTCTCTGCATCATCCTTTTCAGCATCTCCCTGATCAGAAAACCTTCCGGCAGCCACATCCGGAAAGGAATTCCATGA
- a CDS encoding polyribonucleotide nucleotidyltransferase — MSIHSVECNVGTNPVTIETGKMARLADGAVTVRCGDTVVLVTAVSATKVKEGQTFFPLSVEYKEKAAAAGMFPGGYFKREGRPTEKEILTCRMTDRPLRPLFPKGYLYDTQVIAILLSADGENDSDILSINGASAALCVSDIPFQGPVGAVRVGKIDGQFVINPTNTQRKESTLDLVYVGNKKDVIMIEGSANELPEEEFVQALRFAQENVTKLCEAQEELARVAGKPKRSYELIVAKPELLEIGYEIAGDRIEDAIYADSKVERQKKVGALRDEVEAAIKERHPEATDFDVEQVFEYIQKKAFRISIMEKNKRADGRELKQLRPLTAEINCLPSVVHGSALFARGETMAMALATLAPLEERQYFDSYTGGEDTKRFILHYNFPPFSVGDTGRFGGQNRREIGHGALAERSIAPVIPADADFPYAIRVSSEVMESNGSTSMATVCAGTMSLLAAGVPLIRPVAGISVGLVTEFNGDQMERYVTLLDIIGSEDFYGDMDFKLCGTDAGVTGYQLDLKLPGIPLDILEEAIYVAKKGRSDVLNVMHEAIAAPAEMSPNAPRIESTKIPADRIGELIGPGGKNIKAIQAESGADINIEEDGTVHIYASKQEGLDRAMELVTRMFKTIEIGELYTGKIVSTTTFGAFMEVLPGKDGLIHISELAEGRTVKTEDVVSVGDVVTAKCIGIDDKGRVKMSIRAALRDAKAAEAEAAGITE; from the coding sequence ATGAGCATACATTCAGTTGAATGCAACGTTGGTACAAATCCCGTTACGATTGAAACCGGTAAAATGGCACGTCTTGCGGACGGCGCCGTGACAGTGCGTTGCGGAGACACCGTGGTTCTGGTCACGGCTGTCAGCGCCACCAAGGTGAAGGAAGGCCAGACCTTCTTCCCCCTGTCCGTGGAATACAAGGAAAAAGCCGCTGCGGCGGGCATGTTCCCCGGCGGCTACTTCAAGCGCGAAGGCCGTCCCACGGAAAAGGAAATCCTGACCTGTCGCATGACGGACCGTCCGCTGCGCCCCCTTTTCCCCAAAGGCTATCTTTACGATACCCAGGTGATCGCCATCCTGCTCTCCGCAGACGGTGAAAACGATTCCGACATTCTCAGCATCAACGGCGCTTCTGCCGCCCTCTGCGTGTCCGACATTCCTTTCCAGGGCCCCGTGGGCGCCGTGCGCGTCGGTAAAATCGATGGCCAGTTCGTCATCAACCCCACCAATACCCAGCGCAAGGAAAGCACCCTGGACTTGGTGTACGTGGGCAACAAGAAAGACGTGATCATGATTGAAGGCTCCGCGAATGAGCTGCCGGAAGAAGAATTCGTGCAGGCTCTCCGCTTTGCCCAGGAAAACGTTACCAAGCTTTGCGAAGCGCAGGAAGAACTGGCCCGCGTGGCCGGCAAGCCCAAGCGCTCCTATGAACTGATTGTCGCCAAGCCGGAACTGCTGGAAATCGGCTATGAAATCGCCGGAGACCGCATTGAAGACGCCATTTACGCCGACAGCAAGGTGGAACGCCAGAAGAAGGTGGGTGCCCTGCGCGACGAAGTGGAAGCCGCCATCAAGGAACGCCATCCGGAAGCCACGGACTTTGACGTGGAGCAGGTATTTGAATACATCCAGAAAAAGGCCTTCCGCATTTCCATCATGGAAAAGAACAAGCGTGCCGACGGCCGCGAACTCAAGCAGCTGCGTCCCCTGACGGCGGAAATCAACTGCCTGCCTTCCGTCGTTCACGGTTCCGCCCTCTTCGCCCGCGGCGAAACCATGGCCATGGCCCTTGCCACGCTGGCTCCGCTGGAAGAAAGACAGTACTTTGACTCCTACACCGGCGGTGAAGACACCAAGCGCTTCATTCTGCACTACAACTTCCCGCCCTTTTCCGTGGGCGATACGGGCCGTTTCGGCGGCCAGAACCGCCGTGAAATTGGCCATGGCGCCCTTGCGGAACGTTCCATCGCTCCCGTCATTCCGGCGGATGCGGACTTCCCCTATGCCATCCGCGTTTCCTCGGAAGTCATGGAATCCAACGGCTCCACCTCCATGGCCACCGTCTGCGCGGGCACCATGTCCCTGCTGGCCGCCGGGGTTCCGCTGATCCGTCCGGTAGCCGGCATCTCCGTAGGCCTGGTGACCGAATTCAACGGCGATCAGATGGAACGCTACGTGACCCTTCTGGACATCATCGGTTCCGAAGACTTCTACGGCGACATGGACTTCAAGCTTTGCGGCACGGATGCGGGCGTCACCGGCTACCAGCTGGACCTCAAGCTCCCCGGCATCCCGCTGGACATTTTGGAAGAAGCCATCTATGTGGCCAAGAAGGGCCGTTCCGACGTGCTGAACGTGATGCATGAAGCCATTGCCGCCCCGGCGGAAATGAGCCCGAACGCTCCCCGCATTGAATCCACCAAGATTCCCGCCGACCGCATTGGCGAACTGATTGGCCCCGGCGGCAAGAACATCAAGGCCATCCAGGCGGAATCCGGCGCTGACATCAACATTGAGGAAGACGGCACCGTGCACATCTACGCCTCCAAGCAGGAAGGCTTGGACCGCGCCATGGAACTGGTCACCCGCATGTTCAAGACCATTGAAATCGGTGAGCTGTACACCGGCAAGATCGTTTCCACGACCACCTTCGGGGCGTTCATGGAAGTGCTGCCCGGCAAGGACGGCCTCATTCACATCTCCGAACTGGCCGAAGGCCGCACGGTGAAGACGGAAGACGTCGTCAGTGTGGGGGACGTGGTGACCGCCAAATGCATCGGCATCGACGACAAGGGCCGCGTGAAAATGTCCATCCGTGCCGCTCTGCGCGACGCCAAGGCTGCCGAAGCCGAAGCCGCTGGCATCACGGAATAA